A single window of Nasonia vitripennis strain AsymCx chromosome 4, Nvit_psr_1.1, whole genome shotgun sequence DNA harbors:
- the LOC100123217 gene encoding 1-phosphatidylinositol 4,5-bisphosphate phosphodiesterase gamma-1, with protein MNGIIPEMEQIISQLERGTVVTKFFPRKRPEKKTLMIRRETRQIVWARSTTSRPFDGSVDIREVKEIRIGKNSKDFEKWPEDAKRIDNLRCFVVYYGSEFRLKTLSISALSEKECELWIKGLRHLMQDTINAPYPLQVERWLRKEFYAMENSREMVTLKDVKAFLPRVNCKIATNKLREVFQEVDTKNRTEIGFDDFVILYHKLMFDPNVSNLTYWTRLLVYSNSGMLVTLQEFQNFLLTEQQDPSGNIESDVSLFIREYLQDPQRDVQEPFFHFSEFIDFLFSKQNEIWDSQYDHVYHDMTRPMSHYWIASSHNTYLMGDQISSESSCQAYVRALRVGCRCIELDCWDGPDGMPFIFHGHTLTTKIKFLDVIKTIKEHAFVTSEYPVILSIEDNCTLPQQRKMAVAMQEVFGDMLLVQPVDKSESTLPSPYALRRKILLKHKKLPDGVDESSFVIRNDESRQEMDLRNTIKNGILYLEDPVDREWNPHFFVLTQQKLFYTDTFSKPQETEPDDDDEAVVRTPGDGVPNDELHFGEMWFHGKLARGREEAEELLRRYSNLGDGTFLVRQCVTFVGDYCLSFWRKGKVNHCRIKLKQDMGQTQFYLIDTHCFDSLYSLITYYRNNPLRSQEFLITLQEPVPQPSKHEEKEWWHSECSRTLAEEMLKRVPTDGAFLVRPSEKENNCYAISFRAENKIKHCRIKLEGRLYAIGTVQFESLVELVNYYERHPLYKKIKLSFPVNQEIVRQRGLDVDDGSVYGIPGYMDPTTFVSKITVKAMYDYKARRDDELTLVKHAIITNVNRQQNGGWWRGDYGGKKQHWFPANYVEEIEQDNQTDSSDSMMLGNLQKGSLDIIGAVVELAMSDRPGLEWILRIQNPSMCSVFEAAAPSKDIAVEWVQKIHETGQNASVRENQHKEMERAWRIAKEMSNLIVYFRSVAFNVERLRAKGFIFNEMSSFPETKAEKLMCQQENKFFLRYHQVQFSRVYPKGQRIDSSNYNPVPMWNSGCQMVALNYQTGDKPMQLNQAKFRENGNCGYLLKPDFMFHEDFTPYDKSSLTGVDTLKITLHVIGARHLSKPGRGTASPFVQVEVVGADFDSGVKLTTKTITDNGFNPMWNESCEFLVANPYLAMLRFVVQDEDMFGDSNFIGQATYPIRCLRTGYRSVVLKNSYSEDLELASLLVHVKIISSGDLMHNNTPKHDGRSIALNSRAVDRDSQLSGRLHA; from the exons ATGAATGGAATAATTCCTGAAATGGAGCagatcatcagtcagcttgaAAGAGGGACTGTGGTCACCAAGTTCTTTCCAAGAAAAAGACCAGAAAAGAAGACATTAATGATACGCAGAGAAACCAGACAAATAGTTTGGGCAAGAAGCACCACATCAAGACCTTTTGATGGCTCTG tGGATATTCGAGAAGTGAAAGAAATAAGAATTGGAAAGAACTCAAAAGACTTTGAGAAATGGCCAGAAGATGCTAAACGAATTGATAATCTACGTTGTTTTGTAGTTTACTATGGCTCTGAGTTCAGACTAAAAACTCTTTCAATATCAG CTCTGAGTGAAAAAGAGTGTGAACTCTGGATTAAAGGACTTAGACACTTGATGCAAGATACTATAAATGCTCCATACCCATTGCAAGTTGAAAGATGGCTAAGAAAAGAATTTTATGCAATGGAAAATTCCAGAGAAAT GGTTACTTTAAAAGATGTCAAAGCCTTTTTACCAAGAGTAAACTGTAAGATAGCAACTAACAAACTCAGAGAAGTTTTTCAAGAAGTCGATACAAAAAATAGAACTGAAATAGGATTTGACGATTTTGTGATACTTTACCATAAACTTATGTTTGATCCAAACGTGAGC AATTTAACATATTGGACAAGACTGTTAGTTTATTCTAACTCTGGGATGTTGGTGACACTAcaagaatttcaaaattttctacTCACAGAACAACAAGATCCTTCAGGAAATATTGAATCAGACGTTTCGCTTTTTATTCGCGAGTATCTGCAAGATCCTCAAAGAGACGTTCAGGaacctttttttcatttctctgAATTCatagattttttgttttcaaaacaGAATGAAATTTGGGATAGTCAATATGATCATGTCTATCACGATATGACTAGGCCTATGTCTCATTATTGGATTGCTTCATCGCATAATAC TTACTTGATGGGTGATCAAATCAGTAGTGAGAGCAGTTGCCAAGCATATGTTAGAGCTCTGCGAGTTGGTTGCAGGTGTATAGAACTAGATTGCTGGGATGGACCAGATGGGATGCCTTTTATATTTCATGGACATACTTTGACGacgaaaatcaaatttttagacgtaattaaaacaattaaagaacacgctTTTGTCACTTCCGA ATATCCTGTGATTCTCTCAATAGAAGACAACTGCACACTACCGCAACAGCGGAAAATGGCTGTGGCTATGCAGGAAGTCTTTGGCGACATGTTGCTGGTTCAACCCGTCGACAAGAGTGAATCCACTTTACCCTcgccctacgctctgcgaagAAAAATTCTACTCAAGCACAAAAAGCTTCCCGACGGCGTTGACGAAAGTTCCTTTGTCATTCGAAACGATGAAAGCCGTCAAGAGATGGATTTGAGAAACACTATTAAAAATGGTATATTGTATCTGGAGGATCCAGTAGATCGAGAATGGAatccacacttttttgtccTGACGCAGCAGAAACTCTTTTATACAGATACTTTCTCAAAACCGCAAGAAACCGAACCGGACGACGATGACGAAGCCGTTGTTAGAACTCCCGGTGAT GGTGTTCCAAACGATGAATTACATTTTGGAGAAATGTGGTTCCATGGTAAATTGGCCAGAGGAAGAGAGGAAGCTGAAGAACTTTTACGAAGGTATTCCAATTTAGGAGATGGAACGTTTTTGGTCAGGCAATGCGTGACCTTTGTGGGAGACTATTGCTTATCATTTTGGAGGAAAGGAAAAGTCAATCATTGCCGTATCAAGTTAAAACAAGACATGGGTCAGACACAGTTTTATTTGATAGACACTCACTGTTTTGACAGTTTATACAGTCTCATCACTTATTATCGTAATAATCCTCTGAGAAGCCAG GAATTTTTAATCACATTACAAGAACCTGTACCGCAGCCAAGTAAACACGAAGAAAAAGAATGGTGGCACTCTGAATGCTCAAGAACATTGGCCGAGGAAATGTTGAAGCGTGTACCAACCGATGGAGCGTTTTTAGTGAGGCCAAGCGAAAAGGAGAATAATTGTTACGCCATTTCCTTCAG ggctgaaaataaaataaagcatTGCCGCATAAAACTTGAAGGACGGCTATATGCAATCGGAACAGTGCAATTTGAAAGTTTGGTGGAATTAGTCAATTACTACGAACGCCATcctttgtataaaaaaattaagttaagTTTTCCAGTTAATCAAGAAATAGTCCGGCAAAGAGGTTTG GATGTTGACGACGGTTCCGTATATGGAATTCCGGGCTATATGGATCCAACAACTTTTGTTTCAAAAATCACAGTCAAAGCAATGTACGATTACAAGGCTCGTCGAGACGACGAATTAACTTTAGTAAAACATGCTATAATTACGAATGTAAATAGACAACAAAACGGTGGTTGGTGGAGAGGTGACTATGGTGGTAAGAAGCAGCACTGGTTCCCGGCCAATTACGTTGAAGAAATCGAGCAAGATAATCAGACGGAT tCATCAGATTCGATGATGCTGGGAAATTTGCAAAAAGGCTCTTTAGACATAATAGGCGCTGTTGTGGAGTTAGCCATGTCCGACCGACCTGGTTTAGAATGGATTTTACGGATACAGAATCCAAGCATGTGCTCTGTTTTCGAGGCAGCAGCTCCATCCAAAGATATCGCCGTCGAATGGGTACAAAAAATTCACGAGACTGGACAAAACGCCAGCGTCAGG GAGAATCAACACaaagaaatggaaagagcttGGAGGATAGCAAAAGAAATGTCCAATCTCATAGTTTACTTTAGATCAGTAGCCTTCAACGTGGAGCGGCTACGAGCCAAGGGATTTATTTTCAACGAAATGAGCAGCTTTCCGGAGACTAAAGCAGAAAAGCTTATGTGCCAACAAGAAAACAAATTCTTTTTACGTTATCACCAGGTGCAATTCAGCCGAGTCTATCCCAAGGGCCAACGAATAGATTCTTCAAATTACAATCCGGTACCTATGTGGAACTCGGGTTGTCAGATGGTGGCCCTAAATTACCAAACAGGCGATAAGCCAATGCAGCTAAATCAGGCGAAATTTCGAGAGAACGGTAACTGCGGTTATCTGTTGAAGCCTGATTTTATGTTTCACGAAGATTTCACTCCGTACGATAAGAGTTCATTGACCGGAGTGGACACGTTAAAGATTACGCTGCACGTCATAGGTGCAAGACACCTAAGTAAGCCGGGAAGGGGCACAGCGAGTCCTTTCGTACAAGTCGAAGTAGTGGGTGCAGATTTCGATAGCGGCGTTAAGTTAACGACTAAGACTATTA cCGATAACGGTTTCAATCCCATGTGGAACGAATCCTGTGAGTTCCTAGTAGCAAATCCATATTTGGCTATGCTTCGGTTCGTTGTTCAAGACGAGGATATGTTTGGAGATAGCAATTTTATTGGACAGGCAACTTACCCT attCGCTGCTTGAGGACAGGTTACAGAAGTGTTGTTCTGAAAAACAGTTATAGCGAAGACCTTGAATTGGCGTCTCTCCTAGTGCATGTGAAAATTATTAGCTCAGGT GACTTGATGCACAATAATACTCCAAAACACGATGGACGATCCATTGCTCTGAACTCTCGAGCCGTGGACAGAGATTCACAACTTTCTGGAAGATTGCACGCCTAG